A stretch of DNA from Francisella uliginis:
ATAATTATATCTAGCTCCCAAGCAGCTACTATATCTTGAGGTTTATAAATAGGTTCTTTTATTTTATATTTATTTAAATAGTAGTTTTTAGAGTCTCTAGTAAACCATAGTCCGTGTTTTATAAAAGGGTGAACTATTGGTAAATAGATGTTGTCAAAATGAGTATTTATTACAGAAGTGTCTATTTCATTTTTTAATGATAAAAAGCTAGCTATTTTAAAGTTTTTAGAAATGCTTTGAATGTACTTGATAACTTTTTGATTTATTCTCTTAGATAAGAGATCTTTATTTTCTAAATTATTTCTAATCTTAAGTAGGTGTTTACGAATTTGAGTCTTATCCATAACGACACTCTCAAAAATAATAAATAGTTGTCCAGGCTACCGTTTTAGCTCAATGTTCTTGATCCCTTTGGTATCAAGTGGGTGTCATAGTTTCAACGTTGGGCTTCTTTGTCAGTGCAAGGCACCAAAGCTTGCTCTCTAGTCAAAACACCAAAACTCCCTGTTCTAATTAGTATCGGCTCAAGATTGTAGCTAAACCACCAATAGTCCAGACAACTAAACTTTTAAATTACATGCCTATTATAAATTACAGAAACTATAGTTTGAATGCTTTATAGTAAAAAGTTTAGAGATATATTTCTTGACTTTCATTAAATTAATATTGTTAGAAGTAATTTATCAAAAAAGGGCAATCTACATGTTCAGTATATTGGCAACTAAAGTTTTTTAAATATGCATTTTGCTTTTGATAAATATGCAAGTTCTGGGTGGATTTCATAGTTGCAGTCATTAGGTGTGCTTCAATATTTGAGAAATAGTAGCACTCTATTTCACAAAGCCCATCTTTACAGTTAACAAGATCTGCTCCTTTAAACGTAAGAGGGTATTCTGGAAATTGTGATGGTGTTTTATCTGATGCTGTCCAATGATATTTAAAATTATGAAAATTAGTCTCTGCAGTTAGATTTTTATCAGCTTTTTTAAAAGCTTGGGGGGAGGGGCAGTAGTAAATACTTGGAATAGCAAAAATATACCCAGGGATTAATAAAAATAATAAAAGTAAATAGTTTTTATAGCAAAATCTTTTTTTTATTTTAAATAACATGTGTTTTTTTATATTATAAATTTAAGAGTTTTTATAAATAAGTAGTATATATGAATACGGGAATATTTTCATTTTGTCAGATTGCTGCATTTAATAGAATTGCTATTGATGCTAAGCAAATTCAACATGAATATGGTGATACTGATGGTAGTATAAGTGAGGTTAATCTACTAAGAGCAATAAAAGCTAATAATTTTAAGGCTAAAGCAGTCAAACTTAAACCTAAAGATATTAACCCTCGAGTTTTGCCTATTATTTTACAGGATAATAATGGTGAATATTTTATTTTAGCGGGAATTCAAAATAATGAGTATTTAGTTTTCCAACAAGAAAGTAAAGAGTTGTTGAAACTATCTGAATCTGATTTGGCTGGAGTGTATAACAATAGAGCGATACTCATAACCTATAAAGACGCAACTAAAGACTCTAAAGAAAGCTTTAATATTAAATGGTTTGTACCAGCTTTATGGAAATATAAACATATTTTTAAAGATGTTTTGATTGCTTCTTTATTTATCCAATTATTTGGATTAGTTACACCATTTTTCTTTCAAGTGGTTATGGATAAAGTCATTATGCATAATGGCTTGACTACTTTGAATACTTTGGCAATAGTGTTTTTTGTGGTGGCTATATTTGAGGTTTTATTTGGTACAATTCGAACATATTTGTTTAGTCATACGACATCTAGAGTTGATGTTGTCTTGGGTTCAAAGTTATTTTCGCATCTGATGAAACTACCATTATCGTACTTCGAGACACGCCAAGTTGGACAAAATGTTGCAAGGGTTAAAGAATTAGATAGCATTCGTAGTTTTATCACAAGTACTGCTTTAACGTTAGTGATTGATCTATCTTTTACTTTTATATTTATTGCGGTACTATTTTTATATAGTTGGCAGCTGACGTTAATTGTACTGGGAACTATTCCAATATATTTTATATTATCTGTATTTATTACACCGATATTAAAACATAGACTGGATAAAGTCTTTTCAACAGGAGCAAAAAATCAGTCATTTCTAACTGAATCTATCACGGGTATTCAGACAGTTAAAGCCAGTGCAATAGAACCACAGATGCAGCGTAAATGGGAAGATAACCTTACAGAATATGTCAAAGCATCTTTTCGCTCGCAAAATTTAGGTAATGTAGCGGGAAATATTGCAGAGTTAGTGAGTAAGTTAACAACTATTGCAATTATATTTATTGGTGCGCATATGGTAATAGCTGGGAAGCTCACAGTAGGTCAGCTAATAGCTTTTAATATGCTTGCAGCGCGTGTAACACAGCCAATACTTAAACTAGTAAACCTATGGCAAGAGTTCCAACAAGCAGGAGTATCTCTAAAAAGGTTAGGAGATATTTTAAATTCACCAACGGAGTCTGCAAGTAAAGCAAGTAAAAGTGCTTTACCAACATTTGAAGGAAATGTTAGTTTTAAGGATGTTAAGTTTAGATATACTGCTGATAGTAAGCCGATATTAAATGGAGTCAGCTTAGATGTTAAAGCAGGTCAGTCAGTTGGAATAGTTGGTAGATCTGGGAGTGGTAAAAGTACACTGACTAAACTTATCCAAAGGTTGTATCAACCTGAATCTGGTAAAGTGCTTGTCGATGGAGCAGATTTGACGACTATTGATACAGTGTGGTTGCGTCAGAATATCGGTGTGGTACTACAAGAGAGCTTTATGTTTAATCGTTCGATCCGTGAAAATATAGCTCTAACAAATCCAAGTGCAAGTATGGATAGTGTAGTAGCAGCTGCAAAATATGCTGGTGCTCATGAGTTTATTCTAGAGCTTAAAGATGGTTATGATACAGTTATCGAAGAGGGGGGATCAAATTTCTCAGGAGGGCAAAAGCAAAGATTATCTATAGCTCGAGCCTTGATGAATAATCCAAAAATACTTATCTTTGATGAGGCAACCTCAGCCTTAGATTATGAATCTGAAAAAGTTATTCAGAACAATATGGCAAAGATATCCCAAGGAAGAACAGTTTTTATTATCGCGCATAGACTATCTACAGTCCAAAGTTGTGATCGTATTGTATATATGGATCAAGGAGTTATTTTAGAGGATGGCAGCCATGAAGAGCTTTTAGCAAAAAATGGTCATTATGCATCTTTGTATAATTCTCAGCATCGAGGAGTAGCAAATGGATAATAGCCAAGATAATCAAGAGCAAAAAGGTTCTCAGCAAAAGAAGCAGTTACTTAAGGCTAAAAAATTAAAAGAGTTTTGGCAAAATCGTAAAACACTAGCAGAACAACGTAATGCAAAGACAGATTCATATAGCTTTTTGCCGGGAGTTCTGGAGGTTACAGATAAGCCTCCACATCCTCTGCTAAAAACAATATTATATTGTTTGATATTTTTAGTGGTGTTTGTCGTAGTTTGGGCATATTTTTGTAAGATAGATATTATCACAGCTGGTCAGGGTAAGATTATCCCCGCTGGAGATGTTAAGACAATCCAATCATCAGAAAAAGGTACTGTAATAAATTTAAATGTGGAAAATGGCCAGATAGTTCACAAGGGAGATGTATTGGTTGTATTAGAGTCTGAATACACTCAATCAGATATAAATAAACTTAAAGAAGATATAGAGTTTTATAAGCTAAGAATATCACGTGAGCAGACTTTGTATAAGATGATAAAAAGTAATAAGCGTGAGCAAATACCTCTAGATCAAGTCGACTACAAACCACCAGAAGGTGTAACTGATAAGCTAGATATTGAGCAGTCAAAACGCCTACTTTGGCAAGAGTGGGAGTCTGGTATAGCCAAACTAATGACACTAGAGGCAACACTCTCATCAAAAGAGCAAGAAAAAGCTATAAGTGTAAATAGGACTCATCAGCTAGGTGAGATGTTAAAGATAATCAAAGAAAAGTTAGAAACATACACAAAGTTATACAAGAAAAAAGCTGTGGCTCGAATGGAGTATCTTGAATATAGAGAAAAGTTTCTAAATACATATTATGAGTATGAGACTGAAAAGGGTAAAGATATGAAACTCGATGCAGAGATTGCCCAGGCAAGAAGTAATCTACAAAGCTATAAGTCTGAGACATATCTAAAGATATTAGAAACTATCCGTCAAGATAAAAAAGATCTTTATACAGCTGAGCAAGAGCTACATAAAGCTACGACTTTAAATGGTAAAAATACAATTAAATCGCCAATAGATGGTATAGTTCATGAGATGCAGATACATACTATAGGTGCAGTTGTAACACCTGCACAAGTATTAATGCAGATAGTGCCATTAGACCAAAAATTAGAAGCAGAAGTATATGTCAAAAATGAAGATATTGGTTATCTAAAAAAAGGTCAAACAGCGGAGATTAAGGTAAATACATTCCCTTTTGCAGAGTATGGAGTCTTGCATGGCAAAGTTGAGGGTATTTCTGGTGATGCTATAGAAGATGAAAGGTTAGGCTTGGTTTATAAGTTAATAATAAGTCTAGATAATAATACTCTTCACAAAGGCGGAGAAGACTACAAAATAGTGCCCGGTATGGCTGTAGTGGCAGAAGTTAAAACTGGTACAAGGCGAGTATTAGATTTTTTCACAGAGCCACTTACTCGAGGTATTGATAATAGTTTAAGAGAACGCTAATTGAGAGCCCATTTAATACTTTCCCAACTAATGATTAAGTTTATATTTCTTATAAATTTTGAATATTTAAAATAAAAGTTAAAGTCTTCAAAAGTAATTGAATTAACATTTTTTAGTTCATAGAATAAATTTCAGTGATCATTTTTTTATAAGGTTTCAAATGAAAAAACTACTATTAACAATTATATTAGCTATCCCAATGATGGGATATTGTGGTTTTATGGACTGGGTACAGGGTTATCCGGAGGTTAAAGTAAAGATAGAGAAAGCTCTTGAACAGAAATATCATGGTGATAAGTTTGAAGTGTGGGATTTAAGTTACTCAGATAACTTAGGAGGATATAACTTTAAATATAAACCAATAAATGCAGAGTATGATTATACATATAAAGGATCATATTTATCTAAGCGAGATATTCTTTCAGCTAATAGTTATATGACAACCAAAGTTGCTTATCAATGGATAGATGAGTTTCAACCACTTGTAGACAAAGTAAGTAAGAACAATCTTATTTTTGGTAGTTTAGATCCGCAATCACCTTATCAATGGCGAAAGATGAAGAAAGATCCTATAGATAAAGCTTTGCACGATTTATATAGTAGTAATCCTGTAGATATAAATAAATGGATAGCAGAAGATCATAATGCAATAGCGGGTTCAATATCTATATTTATAGCAATACCAAGAACAGCAGAGGGCGTATATGAGACTCTTAGATTAATTGAGCAGGTAAATAATAAATTACGCTCATATAATCTTTATAGTTATAAGTTAGAAGTAATTACTTATGATATACCCAAAGATTTTAATATAGAAAAATATTATTATAAAGTTTTTCCTAGTTTTAAAACCTCACATGGTTGGTGGTTTGAAGAAGGTGTTCAAAAATATGCATGGGGATATTTACAAATCAATTCATGTACAAAAATATCTGAGTTTAAGAAATTTTGTAATACTCAGTACGGGGTTGAAGACTTATCTACAAGAAAAAGAATAGTATTAGGAAATACAACAGCAGATAGAATATATAACCTTA
This window harbors:
- a CDS encoding 5-formyltetrahydrofolate cyclo-ligase is translated as MDKTQIRKHLLKIRNNLENKDLLSKRINQKVIKYIQSISKNFKIASFLSLKNEIDTSVINTHFDNIYLPIVHPFIKHGLWFTRDSKNYYLNKYKIKEPIYKPQDIVAAWELDIIIVPIVGFTKDKYRMGMGGGFYDFSLSFKKNKKSPITIGIAFDEQQNDAIIINKHDIKLDTIITPERIL
- a CDS encoding type I secretion system permease/ATPase — protein: MNTGIFSFCQIAAFNRIAIDAKQIQHEYGDTDGSISEVNLLRAIKANNFKAKAVKLKPKDINPRVLPIILQDNNGEYFILAGIQNNEYLVFQQESKELLKLSESDLAGVYNNRAILITYKDATKDSKESFNIKWFVPALWKYKHIFKDVLIASLFIQLFGLVTPFFFQVVMDKVIMHNGLTTLNTLAIVFFVVAIFEVLFGTIRTYLFSHTTSRVDVVLGSKLFSHLMKLPLSYFETRQVGQNVARVKELDSIRSFITSTALTLVIDLSFTFIFIAVLFLYSWQLTLIVLGTIPIYFILSVFITPILKHRLDKVFSTGAKNQSFLTESITGIQTVKASAIEPQMQRKWEDNLTEYVKASFRSQNLGNVAGNIAELVSKLTTIAIIFIGAHMVIAGKLTVGQLIAFNMLAARVTQPILKLVNLWQEFQQAGVSLKRLGDILNSPTESASKASKSALPTFEGNVSFKDVKFRYTADSKPILNGVSLDVKAGQSVGIVGRSGSGKSTLTKLIQRLYQPESGKVLVDGADLTTIDTVWLRQNIGVVLQESFMFNRSIRENIALTNPSASMDSVVAAAKYAGAHEFILELKDGYDTVIEEGGSNFSGGQKQRLSIARALMNNPKILIFDEATSALDYESEKVIQNNMAKISQGRTVFIIAHRLSTVQSCDRIVYMDQGVILEDGSHEELLAKNGHYASLYNSQHRGVANG
- a CDS encoding HlyD family type I secretion periplasmic adaptor subunit; protein product: MDNSQDNQEQKGSQQKKQLLKAKKLKEFWQNRKTLAEQRNAKTDSYSFLPGVLEVTDKPPHPLLKTILYCLIFLVVFVVVWAYFCKIDIITAGQGKIIPAGDVKTIQSSEKGTVINLNVENGQIVHKGDVLVVLESEYTQSDINKLKEDIEFYKLRISREQTLYKMIKSNKREQIPLDQVDYKPPEGVTDKLDIEQSKRLLWQEWESGIAKLMTLEATLSSKEQEKAISVNRTHQLGEMLKIIKEKLETYTKLYKKKAVARMEYLEYREKFLNTYYEYETEKGKDMKLDAEIAQARSNLQSYKSETYLKILETIRQDKKDLYTAEQELHKATTLNGKNTIKSPIDGIVHEMQIHTIGAVVTPAQVLMQIVPLDQKLEAEVYVKNEDIGYLKKGQTAEIKVNTFPFAEYGVLHGKVEGISGDAIEDERLGLVYKLIISLDNNTLHKGGEDYKIVPGMAVVAEVKTGTRRVLDFFTEPLTRGIDNSLRER